The proteins below are encoded in one region of Nilaparvata lugens isolate BPH chromosome X, ASM1435652v1, whole genome shotgun sequence:
- the LOC111058267 gene encoding uncharacterized protein LOC111058267, which yields MDEQIVDLRERDAQLQQPIQNHEVHRVSIKLPPFWLVKPRLWFLQAESQFTLSNIVNEITKFHHVVSQLDQRTAAEVEDVIVNPPPFNPYTLFLSDKIIERLSASEEQRIRQLISTEELGDREPSQFRHLRSLANAVFLGVNYNDVLL from the coding sequence ATGGATGAACAAATTGTGGATCTGCGTGAACGTGATGCACAGTTGCAGCAACCCATTCAAAACCACGAAGTACATCGGGTATCTATAAAGTTGCCACCATTTTGGTTGGTCAAACCTCGTTTATGGTTCCTTCAGGCAGAATCCCAATTCACACTGTCCAACATCGTAAACGAGATAACCAAATTCCATCATGTTGTGTCTCAATTGGACCAACGCACGGCAGCCGAAGTTGAGGACGTTATTGTGAACCCTCCTCCGTTCAACCCATACACGTTGTTCTTAAGCGACAAGATTATTGAACGTTTATCCGCGTCCGAGGAGCAACGCATTCGACAGCTCATCAGTACGGAGGAGCTCGGCGACCGCGAACCGTCACAGTTTCGCCATCTCCGCTCTCTGGCGAATGCTGTTTTCCTCGGCGTCAATTACAACGATGTTCTCCTGTGA